From Impatiens glandulifera chromosome 7, dImpGla2.1, whole genome shotgun sequence:
ACTGTGGCGATTGGCGAAGAACAAGAGAGCGTTGAtaacgatgatcttgatcgaGCTCGCAGTGATCCTAATTGGTGCAACCTTCCATAGTatggtttttttttatatacatgaCAATTATTAGTATTATGATGACTTGAAATTTGAATATCTTTGTGATACAAGtatggatttttatttatttatgactAGCAtggtatataatataaataaaaacaaatgtaAATATTTGTACAGAAAATGGGCAATATTTATACAGGCTCATCTCTCTCACGTGaactgatcatcatcatcatcacctcCGGCCGGGCAACCAACGGCTGCCGACAATTGGGACATGATGAATTGGTCAAAAGCCATCTATCTATACATTTCATATGAAACTCGTGATTACAACCGGGCAAGATTCGAATTCTCTCACCATCAACGAACTCTCCTAAACAGATTGGACAATCAGTGGCCGGAAAACTCACTTCTTTTCCGTAAACCGCCACAGGAATCTGTCTCAACACCCGTTTCTTGATTCCGGCAATACCCCTTTGCTCCTGCGCCGCCGTCTGTCCAGCCAGCCTGCGACGGCATCGGAGTGTGCACCGGACGATGGAGTTTAATCCCAGAGCGAATATCAATGAACAGAGTAAGGCCGATAGGATTATTACCATGTTGGTATCGAAGTTCGCCTCAGACTCCGCCGTGTACGACTGCggcgacgacgacgacgactcTGTTTGTAGAAGTCGGCGATGGGTATTCATTCCCATTTAAGATGGCAGACCCAGATTACAGCTCCGATGAAGTCAAATTTGAAGAGACCCAGATTAGAGATTTGATGAACTGAAATTTGAAAGAGAGTGGCCGGCCAATTGGGTGTTGGAATGAATGATTACAGTTTACGAGGATTGAGGGGGCGTTTTTCGATCGGCGTGCAAGATGGTCCTTAATgtgattatttagaaaaatgtagtctttatatgtatataatatattcaatcGACGGCGGAAGGTTCTTGATTTTCCGGCGAAACATTTAGCAACTAAGAATGAAGTTTGTTTGGGGCTTTGCTTCTAAATGGTagactatatatttatatatatagatagagaaAGAGagggttagtttgattcaatgtattattaatttattactaaCTTAATTTGATTCAATGTGATGGTTAATTTAAAAGATGTGTAATGGGTAAAGTAGGATGGTTCAATGTATAGtttatttattgtgtttttttttcatacaaACATAGTAAAACTTATTCAAAACCTTTattaagattatatttttttttaaaaatagtaatGATAAAAATCGATTTAAGCAAACGGTAAAACatgatataataaaatcataaaacataaaaataagaaaagaaaaaaaaacgttACCCAACATATTATTAAGTTtgtattttttaagaaaaaacgattaacttatCAGACCGAACACCACCGtctattcaaaacaaatatCAGAAAAcgatattatgaatgatataattGGATGACTACGATCATTTAAAAATTCGACAATTTATCGTACATCAAATAATGTACcagaaaacaataaaaatgatgacccaaatacataataacaattttttgtccataaaaaaaataattcataagtATTAAACATTCTTTAGtcaatcaattcaaataaatttatctaataaaatattatttatctcctTAAAAAGgtattaattcttaaaaaaaaggtttattatattaaaaaatgaaaaaaaaaattgttt
This genomic window contains:
- the LOC124945045 gene encoding RING-H2 finger protein ATL74-like, with the translated sequence MGMNTHRRLLQTESSSSSPQSYTAESEANFDTNMVIILSALLCSLIFALGLNSIVRCTLRCRRRLAGQTAAQEQRGIAGIKKRVLRQIPVAVYGKEVSFPATDCPICLGEFVDGERIRILPGCNHEFHMKCIDRWLLTNSSCPNCRQPLVARPEVMMMMISSRERDEPV